The genomic stretch CCGACAGGCAACTACTGGATAACATCGTCGCTTATGTGAACGCAGATTCCACGGTTGAGCGGATTTTCGTGGATGGTCATAGTGACAGTATTGGCAGCCGGATCGACAACCGTGCGCTCTCCGAAGATCGCGCCAATGTGGTGGCTGACTACCTCAAGGCGAGCGGTATTGATGAAAACATGATTACCGTTCGGGCTCACGGCGACCAGTACCCGGTATCCAACCGGCCCGCCGATAACCGCCGCACCAATATCCGCCTGCAACGGGCCGGTGACCGCCCGGAACTGCAGCAGGCTAACGGCTATGGCGGCGAACCCAGGGGCTGATTGGCGTCAGTAAACCGAATCCAGTACTTCCAGGTGGGCATTGACGCTTTCCGCCAGGGCCCGCAGATGGTACCCGCCCTCCAGGGTTGAAATGATCCGGTCATTGCTGTGCTCACTGGCGACACCCACAATCATTTCCGTTAGCCAGCGATAATCTTCCGTATCCAGATTCAGTTCTGCCATCGGATCCAGCCGGTGGGCATCAAAACCCGCCGAAATCAGGATCAACTGCGGTTTGAATTCATTCAGGCGCTTCAGCCATCCCGCCTCCACCTGCTTACGGTACTCTTCAGACGAACAGTTTGCCTCAATCGGAATATTCACGATGTTGTCGGCCTGCCGGTGCACGTGGGAGTGCGGGTAGAAGGGATGCTGGAAGCTTGAGCACATCAGGATACGCTCGTCGCCACTGACAATGTCTACGGTGCCATTGCCCTGGTGCACGTCGAAATCGATGATCGCGACCCGCTCCAAATGATGAAAGGTGAGGGCGCGCATCGCGGCCAGGGCAACGTTGTTGTAAAAACAGAACCCCATGGATTTCGCCCGCTCGGCATGGTGCCCGGGCGGCCGGGCACACACAAACGCGTTGGTAACCTGGCTGCTCATGACCATATCCACGGCCTGGATATTGGCACCAGCTGCCAGACGAGCGGCTCGAAGGGTGTCGGGCATCATGGCCGTGTCCGGGTCGGTAAACACGCGGCCGCGGGTCGGTTGCATCAGGTCCAGTTGATGGAGATATTTTTCCGGATGCACCATCAGAAGCTGATCACGGGTGATTTCTTCCGGCCGCACCCAGTCCAGCTTCTGGTCCAGGCCAGTATCAGCAAGGTAGCTGATGATGGCCGCCAGCCGCTCAGGGCTTTCCGGATGTTCCGGCCCCATGTTGTGTTTCATGAAGTCATCGTGGGAAAAGAATGCCGTGGTCATACGTCTCGGACTGCCTTCGATATGCTTATATTTTCTTCAAGCTTATCAGGGAAAACTGCACGATGCCGTGTTTCTTTGGTCTTATAACGGCGATAGTCATTTCACATCGGGGTATCAAGGCCTAAGATAAGAGTTACACTCATAAGTAACCTGTTTTATTACATTTATTTCCCAACGGTCTGCCGGCCGCATACAAAGGAGAGTCAGCTTGAGCACCCGGTATCTGGAGAGCCTGTTTAATCCCGCGTCCATTGCGGTGATCGGTGCGTCGGAGCGGGCAGACAACCTTGGCGGTATGGTGTTGCGGAACCTGATGGGGGGCGGTTATCCCGGCCGGTTACTGGTGGTTAACCAGAACGATTACGACAACGTGCACGGGGTGCCCTGCGTCAAGAAAGTCTCGAAAATGGAATTTTCCCCGGACCTGGCAATCATCTGTACGCCGCCGGATACCGTGGCCAAGACCATCAAGCGGCTGGGGGAGGCCGGGGTGCGCACCGCGATCGTTATGACCGGTGGCATGTCACGTACTCACAGTAAAACCGGCCAGCCCCTGATGTATTCCGTTCGTGAAGCGGCCCGGGAGACCGGAATCCGGGTACTGGGCCCCAACACCATTGGCCTGATGGTCCCGGCACGCAGCCTGAACGCTACCTACGCCCATATGGGCGCCATCCCTGGCCGGGTTGCCTTCGTTGGCCAGTCGGGCACCATCGCCAGTTCGGTCATAGACTGGGCATTCGCCCGTGGTGTGGGGTTTTCCTATTTCCTGACCCTGGGCGATGGCATGGATATCGATCACGACGACCTGATCGACTACCTGGCGCAGGATACACAGACCCGTGCGATTCTCCTGCACATCGAAAACATTCCCAATGCCCGCCGCTTCATGTCGGCGGTTCGGGTGGCGTCCCGCACCAAGCCGGTGATTGCGGTGAAGTCCGGTCGGGTACCGGAGTCGGAGTGGTTTCCCCACGACCTCCCTGATGGCCTGAAACGCAGCGATCCGATCTACGACGCCATGCTTCAGAGGGCAGGTGTGCTCCGGGTGGATGGCCTTGGCCAGATGTTTGATGCGCTCGAGACATTGACGCGGATGCGTCCCCTGCGCCGCGAAACCCTGGCGATCATGGCCAATGGGGTCGGCCCCGGGGTGTTGGCCGTGGACCGGTTGGCCGATCTTGGTGGTGAACTGGCAGAGCTGTCGAAATCCAGCATTGAGAACCTGGCCGAGCTGCTGCCACCTTACTGGACCCGTAAAAACCCCATTGACCTTAACTACGATGCCTCGCCGGAACTTTACGGCCAGGCCATCAAGATCCTGGCAAAGGATCCGGAAGTGGCAAACGTTCTGGTGATGTATGCCCCGAGTCTGACGGAGGACAGCCTGCAGATTGCCGACGCCGTTGTGCAGGCGTCCAAGGGCACACGTCTGAATGTGTTCACCTGCTGGCTCGGCCAGAGTACGGTCATGGATGCTCGGGAAGAGTTTTACCGGGCCGGGCTGCCGTCGTTCTTCAATCCCGAAAAAGCCGTGATGGCATTCATGCAACATGTTCGTCACCAGCGGGTTCAGCGGCTGCTTACGGAAACGCCGGAATCCTTTACCGATCACTTTGCAGACCGCACCCATACCCGTCATGTGGTCAACAGGGCACTTCGAGCAGGTCGGTATCACCTGTCGAACCGGGAAGCGCGGGACCTGGTGCGGGACTACGGGATCAGCACCATCGAAACCATGTACTGCGACGATATGGAAGAGGTGCTGGAGGTGTTTGCGGTTGAGCGGCGCCCCATCGACATTACCATCATTCACGAGCAGGCGTGCCATCCTTTTCTGGACCTGAGTCCGACCCAGCGTCGGTACAAGGGTACGGTCCAGAAACTGAACAGCGAGGCGGCCATCATGGATTCGTGCCGCTACCTGATGGAGGAGTACAAGAGCCATTTCCCGGAAAGTGGATTTCTAGGGTTTGCGGTTCAGCGTTCCTACCAGCACGTGGGTGGGATCGAGTTCAGTGTCGGCATTACCCGGGACGCATTGTTTGGGCCCCTGGTGGTTTGTGGTGCAGCTGGCGCCCAGATCAACGTGATGACCGATCGTCAGATCGCACTGCCGCCATTGAACATGGTGTTGGCCCGTGAGCTTCTGCGCCGTACCTACATGTACAAGCTGCTGAAAGAACACAGCCTGAAGCCGGAGGAGGATATCCGCGCGGTGTCCGAGACCCTGGTCACCCTCTCACAGATCGTTATCGACATTCCGGAAATCAAGGGGCTTGAGATCTCGCCCTTGCTGTTCAACGAGCAGGGGGCCGTGGCTGTCAATATTGCCATCAATCTGGCCGACAAGCCGGGGCGGCCGATTATTCAGC from Marinobacter adhaerens HP15 encodes the following:
- a CDS encoding histone deacetylase family protein; this translates as MTTAFFSHDDFMKHNMGPEHPESPERLAAIISYLADTGLDQKLDWVRPEEITRDQLLMVHPEKYLHQLDLMQPTRGRVFTDPDTAMMPDTLRAARLAAGANIQAVDMVMSSQVTNAFVCARPPGHHAERAKSMGFCFYNNVALAAMRALTFHHLERVAIIDFDVHQGNGTVDIVSGDERILMCSSFQHPFYPHSHVHRQADNIVNIPIEANCSSEEYRKQVEAGWLKRLNEFKPQLILISAGFDAHRLDPMAELNLDTEDYRWLTEMIVGVASEHSNDRIISTLEGGYHLRALAESVNAHLEVLDSVY
- a CDS encoding bifunctional acetate--CoA ligase family protein/GNAT family N-acetyltransferase; translation: MSTRYLESLFNPASIAVIGASERADNLGGMVLRNLMGGGYPGRLLVVNQNDYDNVHGVPCVKKVSKMEFSPDLAIICTPPDTVAKTIKRLGEAGVRTAIVMTGGMSRTHSKTGQPLMYSVREAARETGIRVLGPNTIGLMVPARSLNATYAHMGAIPGRVAFVGQSGTIASSVIDWAFARGVGFSYFLTLGDGMDIDHDDLIDYLAQDTQTRAILLHIENIPNARRFMSAVRVASRTKPVIAVKSGRVPESEWFPHDLPDGLKRSDPIYDAMLQRAGVLRVDGLGQMFDALETLTRMRPLRRETLAIMANGVGPGVLAVDRLADLGGELAELSKSSIENLAELLPPYWTRKNPIDLNYDASPELYGQAIKILAKDPEVANVLVMYAPSLTEDSLQIADAVVQASKGTRLNVFTCWLGQSTVMDAREEFYRAGLPSFFNPEKAVMAFMQHVRHQRVQRLLTETPESFTDHFADRTHTRHVVNRALRAGRYHLSNREARDLVRDYGISTIETMYCDDMEEVLEVFAVERRPIDITIIHEQACHPFLDLSPTQRRYKGTVQKLNSEAAIMDSCRYLMEEYKSHFPESGFLGFAVQRSYQHVGGIEFSVGITRDALFGPLVVCGAAGAQINVMTDRQIALPPLNMVLARELLRRTYMYKLLKEHSLKPEEDIRAVSETLVTLSQIVIDIPEIKGLEISPLLFNEQGAVAVNIAINLADKPGRPIIQPYPRELEEWIVLPKSGRRVIIRPVLAEDEPAHRAFHELQSPESIRYRFFQYRKHFSREDVAQMVQIDYDREMVFIANAPREDGEGEETLGTVRTWTDADNLQCEFAVMVHDKMKGEGLGVALMQKMIDYCRARGTVEMVGNVLPDNRPMLQLAEHLGFEIKFNTEEEVMDLRLVLNEPEKDWQRERLGKIAH